One window from the genome of Montipora foliosa isolate CH-2021 chromosome 5, ASM3666993v2, whole genome shotgun sequence encodes:
- the LOC138002226 gene encoding uncharacterized protein — protein MCSFTEARDFIVLSYEQGLISDEEFLVLYDSHKPKNSDLLYNMYESFDLDEMEDDECVAEFRVRKRDIPLLGEVLQIPEVVICNQRSIADGMEALCMLLKRLAYPVRYSDMVPRFAGPVPVLSMITNEVLDHVYRTHQHRICQWYPEVMNPLALQRYADAVANNGAPLQNCFGFIDGTVRPIARPDTNQPILYNGHKRVHAIKFQSVTLSNGIIGHLYSHTEGRCHDASMLRDSQLYQSLERFAFNPLGQPMCLYGDPAYPLRIHLQKPY, from the exons ATGTGCTCCTTTACAGAAGCAAGAGATTTCATCGTTCTAAGTTATGAGCAAGGATTAATAAGTGACGAAGAGTTTTTGGTTTTGTACGATTCGCACAAGCCTAAAAACTCGGATTTACTGTACAACATGTACGAATCATTTGACCTCGACGAAATGGAAGATGATGAATGTGTAGCTGAGTTTAGAGTTCGAAAAAGAGATATACCTTTGCTTGGTGAAGTGCTGCAAATTCCAGAGGTTGTGATATGCAATCAGCGAAGCATAGCAGATGGAATGGAGGCACTTTGTATGCTTCTCAAACGTTTGGCATACCCTGTTCGTTACTCTGACATGGTGCCCAGATTTGCAGGTCCAGTTCCAGTGTTGAGCATGATAACCAATGAAGTTCTTGATCATGTGTATAGAACTCATCAACACCGAATCTGCCAATGGTATCCAGAAGTCATGAATCCACTGGCACTACAGAGATATGCTGATGCAGTTGCTAATAACGGTGCACCATTACAAAACTGTTTTGGATTTATTGATGGCACCGTTAGACCGATTGCTAGGCCTGACACCAATCAGCCAATTCTTTACAACGGGCATAAGAGGGTCCATGCGATCAAATTTCAATCAGTTACTTTATCAAACGGTATCATAGGCCATTTGTACAGCCACACTG AGGGCAGATGCCATGATGCTAGTATGCTTCGTGATTCTCAGCTGTATCAGAGCTTAGAGAGGTTTGCCTTTAATCCACTTGGGCAACCAATGTGTCTTTACGGGGACCCCGCCTATCCCCTGCGCATCCACCTTCAGAAACCATATTGA
- the LOC138002225 gene encoding craniofacial development protein 2-like, whose protein sequence is MNPNPINDRLMTLRIQLRSGVHLTLISAYAPAMQRPQEEKEQFYEKLGDCLDMAKNDNTIILGDFNARVGKDWKLWPSVIGKHGVGKMNSNGIMLLEFCTRFQLSIMGTMFQLKNRLKSTWQHLRSKHWHQLDHVIANKEAKRHITVTKVNLTADCLTDHKLLVCKCRFSIKPKKNGAKPPKKLNTNVNRERKEKLERFLNETLPECKTDWEDFKLLLQEAADHTFGRKKVVSNDWFNDQDKEIQKLLKEKKLNRNALREH, encoded by the coding sequence ATGAATCCCAATCCGATCAATGACAGACTCATGACACTAAGGATTCAACTTAGGAGTGGTGTCCACCTAACGCTAATAAGCGCTTATGCACCTGCAATGCAACGCccacaagaagaaaaagaacagTTTTATGAAAAGCTTGGAGACTGCCTAGACATGGCAAAAAATGATAACACTATAATCTTAGGTGATTTCAACGCCCGCGTCGGGAAAGACTGGAAACTCTGGCCATCTGTGATTGGGAAACATGGAGTGGGAAAAATGAATTCAAACGGGATTATGCTACTAGAATTCTGTACCAGATTTCAATTATCTATCATGGGTACAATGTTTCAACTGAAAAATCGCCTTAAGAGCACATGGCAGCACTTACGCTCGAAGCACTGGCACCAACTCGATCATGTGATTGCCAACAAAGAAGCTAAACGACATATCACAGTTACTAAGGTAAACTTAACAGCCGACTGCTTGACAGATCACAAGCTGCTTGTTTGCAAATGCCGATTTTCTATCAAACCAAAGAAAAACGGTGCTAAACCACCTAAGAAGCTTAATACTAACGTGAAcagggaaagaaaagaaaaacttgaacGCTTTTTGAATGAAACACTACCTGAGTGCAAAACTGATTGGGAAGATTTTAAGCTGCTCCTCCAGGAGGCGGCTGATCACAcatttggaaggaaaaaagtggTTTCAAACGACTGGTTTAACGATCAGGACAAGGAAATACAAAAGTTGCTCAAAGAAAAGAAGCTAAACAGGAATGCACTTAGAGAACACTGA